In Patescibacteria group bacterium, the following are encoded in one genomic region:
- the rsmH gene encoding 16S rRNA (cytosine(1402)-N(4))-methyltransferase RsmH — MEFLHQPVLLNQVIEYLNPQLGQNFIDVTIGNGGHSLEILKKIGPSGKLLAIDNDPQAIQRSQQNLAEFKNQIVWVNDNFSNLEKIVADKFKNISIHGILVDLGFCLDQIKTSGRGFSFQQDEPLDMRFNPEQQELTAQEIINRFSDQKLIEIFKDYGEERFSRRIAEQIVENRKEKEIKTSQELADLIWQVYPAKFRRRIHPATKVFQALRIQVNDEINKLIQFLPQAVEILQPQGRLAIISFHSLEDRQVKHFFKNHSDLQILTKKPIQATEEELKNNPASRSAKLRVAQKQK; from the coding sequence ATGGAGTTTCTGCACCAACCAGTTCTTTTAAATCAAGTCATTGAATATTTGAATCCACAATTAGGACAAAATTTTATCGATGTGACTATCGGTAATGGGGGACACAGTTTAGAAATCTTAAAAAAGATTGGTCCAAGTGGAAAATTATTGGCCATTGATAATGATCCACAAGCCATTCAACGCAGTCAGCAAAATTTAGCTGAATTTAAAAATCAAATCGTGTGGGTCAATGATAATTTCAGTAATTTAGAAAAAATAGTGGCAGACAAGTTTAAAAATATTTCGATTCATGGAATTTTAGTTGACCTAGGATTTTGTCTAGATCAAATTAAAACTTCTGGCCGAGGATTTTCTTTTCAACAAGATGAACCATTAGATATGCGTTTTAACCCCGAACAACAAGAATTAACTGCTCAAGAAATTATTAATCGTTTTTCAGATCAGAAATTAATCGAAATTTTTAAAGATTATGGTGAGGAAAGGTTTAGCCGTCGCATTGCTGAACAAATAGTTGAAAATAGAAAAGAAAAAGAAATTAAAACCAGTCAGGAGTTAGCTGATTTGATTTGGCAAGTTTATCCAGCCAAATTTAGACGTCGAATTCATCCAGCGACTAAAGTTTTTCAAGCTTTAAGAATTCAAGTCAATGACGAGATTAACAAATTAATTCAGTTTTTACCGCAGGCGGTTGAAATTTTACAACCCCAGGGACGTTTGGCAATTATTTCCTTTCATTCGCTGGAAGATCGTCAAGTCAAACATTTTTTTAAAAATCATTCAGATTTACAAATTTTAACTAAAAAACCAATTCAGGCGACAGAAGAAGAATTAAAAAATAATCCAGCCAGTCGCAGTGCGAAATTAAGAGTCGCTCAAAAACAAAAATAA
- the mraZ gene encoding division/cell wall cluster transcriptional repressor MraZ, with amino-acid sequence MFIGEYHHNLDQKGRLAIPVKFRNELSKGAVVTRGLDNCLFLYSQNEWEKLATQLANLPISQANTRAFSRLMLAGAMDVQMDKLGRVILPEYLRKYAQVKKKIVVAGLYNRLEIWDETVWEKYKQGTEKNSGDIAEALGELGV; translated from the coding sequence ATGTTTATTGGTGAATATCATCACAATCTAGATCAAAAGGGGAGACTGGCAATTCCGGTCAAGTTTAGAAATGAATTATCTAAAGGAGCGGTTGTGACTCGTGGCTTAGATAATTGTTTGTTTTTATATTCACAAAACGAATGGGAAAAATTAGCTACTCAATTAGCAAATTTACCAATTAGCCAGGCGAATACCCGGGCTTTTAGTCGTTTAATGTTAGCTGGAGCCATGGACGTTCAAATGGATAAATTGGGGAGAGTTATTTTGCCAGAATATTTAAGGAAATATGCTCAAGTTAAAAAGAAGATTGTTGTTGCTGGTTTATATAATCGTTTAGAAATTTGGGATGAAACAGTTTGGGAAAAATATAAACAAGGCACCGAAAAAAACAGTGGTGATATTGCCGAAGCTTTGGGTGAGTTAGGAGTTTAA
- a CDS encoding penicillin-binding protein 2: protein MLNQRSYSKKKHYSCSRITFVKIVIFFCLTLIIVRLFSLQVVNSGFYKTMASGLHEFYQDVSPRRGEIYIHNHDLNLGQQKKDYPIATNVELNLLYAVPNTIIDPAATLEKLNTVLNLTPEDQEIILQRLKKEDDIYEPIQHYLNNQQKDDIQALNLEGLHFISETKRYYPENDLFSQVVGFVGHDDDKILGRYGLEEKFEKELAGQQGTIEAEKDALGQMIALGSQSIQQVKNGMSLVLTLDYPIQHFVCNQLKEAVEHYGAKSGSIIIMQPQTGKILAMCNEPSFNPNEYNQVDDINVYINSAVSKIFEPGSVFKAITMAIGLETQKITPDDTYQDTGEVKIAGYTIKNSDLKAHGQKTMTEVLEESLNTGSVHVALKVGPHSMRQYIQDFGFGESTGIELPSEGMGNTSRLDEEKDIYTATISFGQGISVTPIQMLNSFSTIANGGKMMQPYLVEKIINPDQTEIINEPKFVRQVISPATANTLKGMLVSVIENGHAEKAGVEGYYLAGKTGTAQVPDPNRGGYSNKTIHTFVGFGPADDPQFAVLIKLDEPTNVKYAASSTAPVFGQIAKFLLNYLQIPINK, encoded by the coding sequence ATGTTAAATCAAAGGAGTTATAGCAAGAAAAAACATTATTCTTGTAGTCGGATAACTTTTGTTAAAATAGTTATCTTTTTTTGTTTAACTTTAATTATTGTCCGTTTATTTTCACTTCAAGTTGTTAATAGTGGTTTTTATAAAACCATGGCTTCAGGTTTGCATGAATTTTATCAAGACGTTTCACCACGTCGAGGCGAGATTTATATTCATAATCATGATTTAAATTTAGGTCAGCAGAAAAAGGATTATCCAATTGCTACCAATGTCGAATTAAATTTATTGTATGCTGTACCGAATACAATTATTGATCCAGCGGCGACATTGGAAAAATTAAACACAGTTTTAAATTTAACTCCGGAAGATCAAGAAATTATTTTACAGCGACTTAAAAAGGAAGATGATATTTATGAACCGATTCAACATTATTTAAACAATCAGCAAAAGGATGATATTCAGGCCTTGAATCTAGAAGGTTTGCATTTTATATCAGAAACTAAGCGTTATTATCCAGAAAATGATTTGTTTAGCCAGGTGGTGGGTTTTGTGGGTCATGACGATGATAAAATTTTGGGACGTTATGGTTTAGAAGAAAAATTTGAGAAAGAATTGGCTGGTCAACAGGGCACAATTGAAGCTGAAAAAGATGCTTTGGGGCAAATGATAGCCCTAGGTTCTCAATCGATTCAACAGGTTAAAAATGGAATGAGTTTAGTTTTAACCTTAGATTATCCAATTCAACATTTTGTTTGCAATCAACTTAAGGAGGCAGTTGAACATTACGGAGCTAAAAGCGGTTCAATTATTATCATGCAACCCCAAACTGGTAAAATTTTAGCTATGTGTAATGAGCCAAGTTTTAATCCCAATGAATATAATCAAGTCGATGATATTAATGTGTATATTAATTCAGCTGTGTCAAAAATTTTTGAACCAGGTTCAGTTTTTAAGGCAATCACCATGGCAATTGGATTGGAAACTCAAAAAATTACACCCGACGATACTTATCAGGACACTGGTGAGGTTAAAATAGCCGGCTACACAATTAAAAATTCTGACTTAAAAGCGCATGGTCAGAAAACCATGACCGAGGTACTAGAAGAGTCTTTAAATACGGGTTCGGTACATGTAGCTTTAAAAGTTGGACCACACTCAATGCGTCAATATATTCAAGATTTTGGTTTTGGAGAATCAACTGGGATTGAATTGCCGAGTGAGGGAATGGGGAATACTTCGCGTTTAGACGAAGAAAAAGACATTTATACAGCAACAATTTCTTTTGGCCAAGGAATTTCTGTTACACCAATCCAAATGTTAAATTCTTTTAGTACAATTGCTAATGGTGGGAAAATGATGCAACCTTATTTAGTCGAAAAAATAATTAATCCCGATCAAACCGAGATAATTAATGAACCTAAGTTTGTCCGTCAGGTTATTTCACCAGCGACCGCCAATACGCTAAAGGGTATGTTAGTCTCGGTGATTGAAAATGGTCATGCAGAAAAAGCTGGAGTGGAAGGTTATTATTTAGCCGGGAAAACAGGCACAGCCCAGGTTCCTGATCCTAATCGTGGCGGTTATTCAAATAAAACTATTCATACTTTTGTGGGATTTGGTCCAGCTGACGATCCACAATTTGCCGTGTTGATAAAATTAGACGAGCCAACCAATGTTAAATATGCAGCTTCGTCAACTGCGCCGGTTTTTGGACAAATCGCTAAATTTTTGTTAAACTATTTACAGATACCTATAAACAAATAA